In a single window of the Desulfuromonas sp. TF genome:
- a CDS encoding AzlC family ABC transporter permease: MNVNQDTRNLFRQGAATAWPICLGYFPLGLALGVLAQKAGIPWWAVAMMSILVFAGSAQFICVAMLSAGASAPAIILTTFFINLRHVLMSSALAVHLQGVSRRFLAVFSYGITDESFAANMTRFREGDWDRWRALVVNHLANSAWILATVFGTLVGQFVPQGAMGIDYALTGMFLGLLAFQLKGRIHLLTGLLAAALSVAWYVMIPGNSYIVGASMSAATAGYLLKRRREKHR; this comes from the coding sequence ATGAACGTAAACCAGGACACCAGAAACCTCTTTCGTCAGGGGGCGGCGACGGCCTGGCCGATCTGCCTCGGTTACTTTCCCCTCGGTCTCGCCCTCGGGGTGCTGGCCCAGAAAGCGGGGATTCCCTGGTGGGCCGTGGCCATGATGTCGATCCTGGTCTTTGCCGGCAGCGCCCAGTTCATCTGCGTCGCCATGCTCTCCGCCGGCGCCTCGGCCCCGGCCATCATCCTGACCACCTTCTTCATCAACCTGCGGCACGTGCTGATGAGCTCGGCGCTGGCCGTCCACCTGCAGGGGGTGAGCCGGAGGTTTTTGGCCGTCTTTTCCTACGGCATCACCGACGAGAGCTTTGCCGCCAACATGACCCGCTTCCGCGAGGGCGACTGGGACCGCTGGCGGGCCCTTGTGGTCAATCACCTGGCCAATTCCGCCTGGATCCTGGCCACCGTTTTCGGCACCCTGGTCGGACAGTTCGTACCCCAGGGGGCGATGGGGATCGACTACGCCCTGACCGGCATGTTCCTCGGCCTGCTGGCCTTCCAGCTGAAGGGGCGCATCCATCTCCTCACCGGCCTGCTCGCGGCGGCGCTTTCCGTCGCCTGGTACGTGATGATCCCAGGGAATTCCTACATCGTCGGCGCTTCCATGAGCGCCGCGACGGCGGGATACCTTCTGAAGCGGCGAAGGGAGAAACACCGATGA